Proteins from a genomic interval of Pseudomonas silesiensis:
- the cobG gene encoding precorrin-3B synthase, whose product MNELPVSRALRPSACPGLLRIVQARDGGICRIKLAGGVISAAQANAVAEGAQRYGRSVIEATNRANLQIRGIADEQAALIESLLAAGLGPSNAAGDDVRNLMLSPSAGIDRQMLFDTRDLARRILGTVQGHARFHDLSAKFAVQLDGGEGLAMLEHPHDLWLSAVEREGERRLAFGLAGCPTDRPAGSVALDDGHALVVAVLELFLELADPDQTRMRHLLISVPAAGFLARLAERVSFEPVANWQRSLNSNVLHIGAHPQAQADHVYVGAVPPLGRLDCAMLRGAARLAQEYGDATLRFTPWQSLLLPNIRSENAAEVIRRLHLLGLLCEADQALSRLIACTGSTGCGKGLADTKGDALQLAALLQDQGQALSVHLSGCSRSCAAAHVAPVTLLAVGPGHYDLYFRDARQPGFGALHARNLTIEAVGALLDARLRSPLDA is encoded by the coding sequence TTGAACGAACTCCCTGTATCCCGCGCTTTACGCCCCTCGGCTTGTCCGGGGTTGCTGCGTATCGTACAGGCCAGAGATGGTGGCATCTGCCGGATAAAACTCGCAGGCGGCGTCATCAGTGCAGCGCAGGCCAATGCCGTTGCCGAGGGGGCGCAGCGTTATGGCCGCTCAGTGATCGAGGCCACCAACCGCGCCAACCTGCAGATTCGCGGCATCGCCGATGAGCAGGCCGCGTTGATCGAGAGTCTGCTCGCCGCGGGCCTCGGCCCCTCGAATGCGGCGGGCGACGATGTGCGTAATCTGATGTTGAGTCCGAGCGCAGGAATCGATCGACAGATGCTGTTCGATACACGTGACCTGGCCCGGCGGATCCTCGGCACCGTGCAAGGGCATGCACGCTTTCACGACCTCAGCGCCAAATTCGCGGTGCAACTCGATGGCGGCGAAGGCTTGGCGATGCTCGAGCATCCCCATGATTTGTGGTTGTCCGCTGTAGAGCGTGAGGGCGAGCGGCGGTTGGCGTTCGGTCTGGCGGGATGTCCCACCGATCGACCGGCGGGCTCTGTTGCACTCGACGATGGCCATGCTCTGGTGGTCGCGGTGCTTGAATTGTTCCTGGAACTGGCGGATCCCGATCAAACGCGGATGCGCCATTTGCTGATCAGCGTTCCGGCCGCCGGGTTCCTCGCTCGACTGGCCGAGCGGGTGTCCTTCGAACCTGTTGCAAACTGGCAGCGTTCATTGAATTCAAACGTGCTGCACATTGGCGCGCATCCGCAGGCGCAAGCCGATCATGTCTATGTCGGCGCCGTGCCGCCGCTGGGCCGGCTCGATTGCGCCATGCTCCGAGGCGCCGCCCGACTGGCGCAGGAATACGGTGATGCAACGCTGCGGTTCACCCCATGGCAAAGCCTGCTGTTACCGAACATTCGCAGCGAGAACGCCGCCGAAGTCATCCGCCGCCTGCATCTGTTGGGCCTGTTGTGCGAAGCCGATCAAGCCTTGTCGCGGTTGATCGCCTGTACCGGTTCGACAGGATGCGGCAAAGGCCTGGCCGACACCAAGGGCGATGCCCTGCAACTGGCGGCTCTGCTGCAAGACCAGGGTCAAGCCTTGAGTGTTCACCTGTCCGGGTGCTCGCGCTCCTGTGCTGCGGCGCATGTTGCTCCGGTCACTCTGCTGGCTGTCGGCCCCGGTCACTACGACCTCTATTTTCGCGATGCACGGCAGCCGGGTTTCGGCGCCTTGCACGCACGCAACCTTACTATTGAAGCGGTCGGCGCCTTGCTCGACGCCCGTTTACGGAGCCCCCTTGATGCTTGA
- a CDS encoding precorrin-8X methylmutase yields the protein MLDYIRDGQEIYRNSFAIIRAEANLHRIPADLEKLAVRVIHACGMVDAIDGLQFSEGAGKAGREALAAGAPILCDARMVSEGVTRTRLPANNQVICTLRDDSVPELARELGNTRSAAALELWRPHLEGSVVVIGNAPTALFYLLEMLDAGAPKPALILGFPVGFVGAAESKAALAADSRGVPFVIMQGRLGGSAMAAAAVNALATEIE from the coding sequence ATGCTTGATTACATTCGCGATGGTCAGGAGATCTATCGCAATTCCTTCGCGATTATTCGCGCCGAGGCCAATCTCCACCGGATACCGGCCGATCTGGAAAAACTCGCGGTGCGAGTGATCCACGCCTGCGGCATGGTCGATGCGATAGACGGGCTGCAGTTCTCCGAAGGCGCAGGCAAGGCCGGACGTGAGGCGCTGGCCGCCGGCGCACCGATTCTGTGTGATGCGCGGATGGTGTCCGAAGGCGTGACCCGCACCCGGTTGCCAGCGAATAACCAGGTCATCTGCACCCTGCGCGATGACAGCGTTCCCGAGCTGGCGCGCGAGTTGGGTAACACCCGATCCGCCGCCGCGCTCGAACTGTGGCGACCGCACCTGGAGGGCAGCGTAGTGGTGATCGGCAACGCACCGACCGCGCTGTTTTATCTGTTGGAAATGCTCGACGCTGGCGCCCCGAAACCCGCGCTGATCCTGGGCTTCCCAGTGGGCTTCGTCGGCGCCGCCGAATCCAAGGCCGCGCTGGCGGCGGACAGTCGCGGTGTGCCTTTTGTCATCATGCAAGGCCGGCTGGGCGGTAGCGCCATGGCCGCCGCCGCCGTCAATGCCCTCGCCACGGAGATCGAATGA
- a CDS encoding precorrin-2 C(20)-methyltransferase, which produces MMQTPGRLIGLGVGPGDPELITVKALRLLRESPVVAYFVAKGKKGNAFGIIEAHLQDAQTLVPLVYPVTTEALPAPLSYEQVISDFYDTAGQALAAHLDAGRDVAVICEGDPFFYGSYMYLHDRLAERYEAEVVPGVCSMLGGASVLGAPLVYRNQSLSVLSGVLPHDDLKRRLADADAAVIMKLGRNFPKVRQVLEELGLAERALYVERATMANQKIVPLDQVEPMSSPYFSLIIVPGERWQG; this is translated from the coding sequence ATGATGCAGACACCTGGACGGTTGATCGGCCTTGGCGTCGGCCCCGGTGATCCGGAGTTGATTACTGTCAAAGCCCTGCGTCTGCTGCGCGAATCGCCCGTGGTGGCGTACTTCGTCGCCAAGGGCAAGAAGGGCAACGCCTTCGGGATTATCGAAGCGCATCTGCAGGACGCTCAAACCTTGGTGCCCCTGGTGTATCCGGTGACCACCGAAGCGTTACCGGCGCCGCTGTCTTATGAACAAGTGATCAGCGATTTCTACGATACGGCTGGCCAGGCGCTGGCCGCGCATCTCGATGCCGGCCGTGACGTGGCGGTGATCTGTGAAGGTGACCCGTTTTTCTACGGCTCCTACATGTACCTGCACGATCGCCTGGCCGAGCGTTACGAAGCCGAAGTCGTGCCGGGTGTCTGTTCGATGCTTGGCGGTGCCTCGGTACTCGGTGCGCCGTTGGTCTATCGTAATCAGAGCCTGTCGGTGCTGTCCGGCGTGTTGCCTCACGATGATCTCAAGCGACGTCTGGCGGATGCCGATGCGGCGGTGATCATGAAACTGGGGCGCAACTTCCCGAAAGTCCGTCAGGTATTGGAAGAACTCGGCTTGGCCGAACGTGCGCTGTACGTCGAACGCGCGACCATGGCCAATCAGAAGATCGTGCCGCTGGATCAGGTCGAGCCGATGTCGTCACCGTACTTCTCGCTGATCATCGTCCCTGGTGAAAGGTGGCAAGGCTGA
- the cobJ gene encoding precorrin-3B C(17)-methyltransferase, with amino-acid sequence MTRPAPAIVILGNGSLATARKIQQAYPGALIHGLAERVEGADRVYHEFGSTLRELYQQDTPIIALCAAGIVIRTLAPLLLEKGAEPPVLAVAEDGSAVVPLLGGLGGVNVLAREIAAVLDVAAAITTSGELRFGTCLLNPPSGYALGDLELGKRFVADLLAGETVRIEGAAPWLAQAQLPENPRARLAVHVGHAEREPAANELLIYPRNVVVALSAHAVSVPGAVRDALHRAKIAVQSVACLLAADTEMASPLLHEAALELGVPLRFADAVGALSALASNAIELPVLILGDEAIAIAVAGKPLDPSVIGRRRGRLAVIGLGPGAAELMVPAVKAELARANDVLGYETYVRMAGPFRADQVMHCTDNREEMQRARHAFALAAQGRSVVVVSSGDPGVFAMAAAVLEALHESTDPAWHNVDLDILPGVSASLATAAQAGAPLGHDFCVLSLSDNLKPWGIIEKRLDLASQADLALAFYNPISRSRPWQLGRALEIVARHRTPQTPVVLGRDIGRPGQTLRVTTLGQLTPDQVDMRTMVLVGSSTTCVFERPGGGEWVYTPRWYGEKPNA; translated from the coding sequence ATGACTCGTCCAGCTCCGGCGATTGTCATTCTCGGCAATGGCAGCCTCGCGACCGCGCGTAAAATCCAGCAGGCTTACCCCGGCGCGTTGATCCACGGTCTGGCCGAACGGGTCGAGGGTGCGGATCGTGTCTATCACGAATTTGGCAGCACCCTGCGCGAACTCTATCAGCAGGACACGCCCATCATTGCCCTGTGCGCAGCCGGCATCGTGATCCGCACCCTGGCGCCGCTGCTGCTTGAAAAGGGCGCTGAGCCGCCGGTGCTGGCCGTTGCCGAAGACGGCAGCGCAGTGGTGCCATTGCTCGGTGGTTTGGGCGGTGTGAATGTCCTGGCGCGAGAAATTGCTGCTGTGCTGGACGTGGCGGCAGCCATCACCACCAGTGGTGAATTGCGTTTTGGCACCTGTCTGCTCAATCCGCCCAGCGGTTATGCCCTTGGCGATCTGGAACTGGGCAAACGCTTCGTTGCCGATTTGCTGGCGGGCGAAACGGTTCGTATCGAGGGTGCGGCCCCCTGGTTGGCCCAGGCACAGTTGCCTGAAAATCCGCGAGCACGGCTGGCCGTGCATGTCGGTCATGCCGAACGTGAGCCTGCGGCCAACGAGCTGCTGATCTATCCGCGTAACGTTGTGGTGGCGCTGAGCGCCCACGCCGTCAGTGTTCCCGGCGCGGTTCGTGACGCCTTGCATCGGGCAAAAATCGCCGTGCAATCAGTGGCGTGTCTGCTGGCTGCCGATACCGAAATGGCCAGCCCGTTGCTGCATGAAGCGGCACTTGAGCTGGGCGTGCCATTGCGCTTTGCCGACGCTGTCGGTGCGCTCAGCGCGCTGGCAAGCAATGCCATCGAGCTGCCTGTATTAATCCTGGGTGATGAGGCTATTGCCATCGCGGTAGCCGGGAAACCTTTGGATCCCTCGGTCATTGGCCGTCGCCGCGGCCGACTGGCGGTGATCGGGCTGGGGCCTGGCGCTGCCGAACTGATGGTCCCGGCGGTCAAGGCGGAACTGGCTCGGGCCAATGACGTGCTGGGTTACGAAACCTATGTGCGCATGGCCGGCCCCTTCCGTGCCGACCAAGTGATGCACTGCACCGATAATCGTGAAGAGATGCAGCGTGCGCGTCACGCTTTCGCGCTGGCGGCGCAAGGGCGTTCGGTAGTAGTGGTTTCATCGGGCGATCCGGGTGTTTTTGCCATGGCTGCGGCGGTGCTGGAAGCGCTACACGAATCCACCGATCCTGCGTGGCATAACGTTGATCTGGACATCTTGCCGGGCGTTTCCGCGTCCCTGGCAACAGCCGCCCAGGCTGGTGCACCCTTGGGTCATGACTTCTGTGTGCTGTCGCTGTCTGACAACCTCAAGCCATGGGGCATTATCGAGAAACGCCTCGATCTGGCCTCGCAGGCTGACCTGGCTCTGGCGTTCTACAACCCGATTTCCCGTTCCCGCCCATGGCAGCTTGGCCGGGCACTGGAAATCGTCGCTCGACATCGTACGCCTCAGACGCCGGTGGTCCTGGGGCGCGACATCGGTCGTCCTGGACAAACGCTGCGAGTGACGACGCTTGGCCAGTTGACCCCGGACCAGGTGGATATGCGCACCATGGTCCTGGTGGGATCGTCCACTACCTGCGTATTTGAACGTCCGGGTGGCGGTGAGTGGGTATACACCCCGCGCTGGTACGGAGAAAAACCCAACGCCTGA
- a CDS encoding MarC family protein gives MLHVLFSVYLKMLVLYSPFFVLSCFISLTRGYSRKEQRRLAWKVATATLVSSVLLYLFGRVIFNVFGITVDAFRIGAGSVLFISALGMAQGKSAVQTDNVQQDVTIVPLTIPLTVGPGTIGALLVMGVSQPHWDDKLMAIVSIALASFTVGVVLYLSNRIERILGDQGLQIVSRLMGLFVCALAAQIIFTGVKGYLVP, from the coding sequence ATGCTTCACGTGTTGTTCAGCGTTTACCTGAAGATGCTGGTGCTCTACAGCCCGTTCTTCGTATTGTCCTGCTTCATCAGTCTGACCCGCGGTTATTCGCGCAAGGAACAACGTCGGCTGGCCTGGAAAGTGGCGACTGCCACGCTGGTGTCCAGCGTCTTGCTGTACCTGTTCGGCAGGGTGATTTTCAATGTCTTCGGCATCACCGTGGACGCGTTCCGCATCGGTGCCGGCAGCGTGTTGTTCATCTCGGCATTGGGCATGGCTCAGGGCAAGTCGGCCGTGCAGACCGACAACGTGCAGCAAGACGTCACCATCGTTCCGCTGACCATTCCCTTGACGGTCGGCCCCGGCACCATCGGCGCCTTGCTGGTAATGGGCGTGAGCCAGCCGCACTGGGACGACAAGCTAATGGCCATTGTCAGCATTGCCCTGGCCAGTTTCACCGTGGGGGTGGTGCTGTACCTGTCGAACCGGATCGAGCGAATTCTGGGTGATCAGGGGCTGCAGATTGTCAGTCGGTTGATGGGGCTGTTTGTGTGTGCGTTGGCGGCGCAGATTATATTTACCGGGGTGAAAGGGTATCTGGTGCCTTAG
- a CDS encoding hybrid sensor histidine kinase/response regulator has product MRWLRIAIGFTVTLMTLLCMLPAQAAQGSGWAVLLDEQGDLQLSDIRSARYTNQFSPIELDHLTAAEPDGAMWLRFRLAPGKHEQLLRVFAPDLSDLDLFVLEGDSLIEELDSGADQPRAERPLPNSDFMLPLPQSDKPLDVYLRLVSEHQMRPYITLQSAIMTAANQNQTLIYGLLFGCLGMLILHNLIRYAYTRSRSCLWLSGCEVLLMLSLVLLLNLAGPWLPDWHAIQTPGAYLALLLTAPCGLMFAYRFFAPLGPHPLNKLLLGDIVVIIACGLLLLFVNTLPLNIITYALVALAGLSMLFVSAHHWQKGYRPARLFVVAMVVFNVGTLIILPALLGLTLVEPQGLITALLVIICISGLLMSIALSERQRSITEDRFSLSRDLAASNAEINAKAEFLAKISHEIRTPMNGVLGMTELLLGTPLSVKQRDYVQTIHSAGNELLTLINEILDISKLESGQIELDDVQFDLNALIEDCLNIFRAKAEQQNVELISFIQPQVPRVISGDPTRLRQTLLSLLENALKKTDEGEILIVVALDERSAKPRLRIAVQDSGEPMDTEERDALMQAELHSKNFLSAPRVGGNLGLVIARQLIRLMHGEFGIKSGNSQGSTLWLTLPLDPDRLEHPTSDLDGPLQGARVLVVDDNDTCRKVLVQQCSAWGLNVSAVPSGKEALALLRTKAHLRDYFDVVLLDQNMPGMTGMQLAAKIKEDPSLNHDILLIMLTGISNAPSKIIARNSGIKRILAKPVAGYTLKTTLADELNQRDKGLVASHHLPPGPTLPVKVPSDFRILVAEDNSISTKVIRGMLGKLNLQPDTASNGEEALEAMKAQRYDLVLMDCEMPILDGFSATQQLRAWEVGNQRTRTPVVALTAHILAEHKERARQAGMDGHMAKPVELSQLRELIEHWVAQRDEQNRAATQTS; this is encoded by the coding sequence GTGCGCTGGCTCAGGATTGCCATAGGTTTCACTGTCACGCTGATGACGCTGCTCTGCATGCTACCGGCCCAGGCCGCGCAAGGCAGTGGCTGGGCGGTATTGCTCGATGAACAGGGCGACCTGCAACTGAGCGACATCCGTTCCGCTCGCTACACCAATCAATTCAGCCCCATCGAACTCGATCACCTCACCGCGGCCGAGCCCGATGGTGCGATGTGGTTGCGTTTCAGGCTTGCGCCCGGCAAGCACGAACAGTTGCTGCGGGTGTTCGCTCCGGACCTGTCCGACCTCGATCTGTTTGTATTGGAAGGCGACAGCCTGATCGAGGAACTGGACAGCGGCGCAGATCAGCCTCGGGCTGAACGGCCACTGCCCAATAGCGACTTCATGTTGCCGCTACCCCAAAGCGACAAACCCCTCGACGTCTACCTGCGCCTGGTGTCCGAACACCAGATGCGGCCTTACATCACCCTGCAGTCGGCCATCATGACCGCGGCCAATCAGAACCAGACCCTGATCTACGGCCTGCTGTTCGGCTGTCTCGGAATGCTGATCCTGCACAACCTGATCCGCTACGCGTACACCCGCTCGCGCAGCTGCCTGTGGCTGTCGGGTTGTGAAGTCTTGTTGATGCTCAGCCTGGTGTTGCTGCTGAACCTCGCGGGCCCATGGTTACCGGACTGGCATGCGATCCAGACGCCTGGGGCTTACCTCGCCCTGCTGCTGACCGCCCCGTGCGGCCTGATGTTCGCCTATCGCTTTTTCGCCCCGCTCGGCCCGCATCCGCTGAACAAACTGTTACTGGGCGACATCGTGGTCATCATCGCCTGCGGCCTGTTGCTGTTGTTCGTCAACACGCTGCCGCTGAATATCATCACCTACGCCCTGGTCGCACTGGCGGGCCTGAGCATGTTGTTCGTCAGCGCCCATCACTGGCAAAAAGGCTATCGTCCCGCACGCCTGTTCGTGGTGGCGATGGTGGTATTCAACGTCGGTACGCTGATTATCCTGCCCGCGCTGCTGGGGCTGACCCTGGTCGAGCCGCAAGGCCTGATCACCGCCCTGCTGGTAATCATCTGCATCAGTGGCCTGCTGATGAGCATCGCCCTGAGCGAACGCCAGCGCAGCATCACCGAAGACCGTTTCAGCCTCAGTCGCGACCTGGCTGCCAGCAACGCCGAGATCAATGCCAAGGCCGAATTCCTGGCAAAAATCAGCCACGAAATCCGCACCCCGATGAATGGCGTGCTGGGCATGACCGAATTGCTACTGGGCACGCCGCTCTCGGTCAAGCAACGCGACTACGTGCAAACCATCCACAGTGCCGGCAACGAACTGCTGACACTGATCAACGAGATCCTCGACATCTCCAAGCTCGAATCCGGGCAGATCGAGCTGGATGACGTCCAGTTCGATCTCAACGCGCTGATCGAAGACTGCTTGAACATCTTCCGCGCCAAGGCCGAACAGCAGAACGTCGAGCTGATCAGCTTCATCCAGCCGCAAGTGCCACGGGTGATCAGCGGTGATCCGACGCGCCTGCGCCAGACCCTGCTGAGCCTGCTGGAAAACGCCCTGAAGAAAACCGATGAAGGCGAAATCCTGATCGTCGTCGCCCTCGACGAGCGCAGCGCCAAGCCACGCTTGCGCATTGCCGTACAGGACAGCGGCGAGCCCATGGACACCGAAGAACGCGACGCGCTGATGCAGGCCGAACTGCACAGCAAAAACTTTCTCTCCGCCCCCCGCGTGGGCGGCAACCTGGGGCTGGTGATCGCCCGCCAGCTGATCCGCTTGATGCACGGGGAGTTCGGCATCAAGAGCGGCAACAGCCAGGGCAGTACCTTGTGGCTGACCTTGCCGCTGGACCCTGACCGCCTCGAACACCCGACCTCCGATCTGGATGGCCCGCTGCAGGGCGCACGGGTGTTGGTGGTGGACGACAACGACACGTGTCGCAAGGTGTTGGTGCAGCAGTGCAGCGCCTGGGGCCTGAACGTCAGCGCCGTACCCTCCGGCAAGGAGGCCCTCGCGCTGTTGCGCACCAAGGCCCACCTGCGCGACTACTTCGACGTGGTCCTGCTCGACCAGAACATGCCCGGCATGACCGGCATGCAACTGGCGGCCAAGATCAAGGAAGACCCAAGCCTCAACCACGACATCCTGCTGATCATGCTCACCGGCATCAGCAATGCGCCGAGCAAGATCATCGCGCGCAATTCCGGGATCAAGCGCATCCTCGCCAAACCGGTGGCCGGCTACACCCTCAAGACGACGCTGGCGGATGAACTGAACCAGCGCGACAAAGGGCTCGTCGCTTCGCATCACCTGCCTCCCGGCCCCACCCTGCCGGTCAAGGTACCCAGCGACTTCCGCATTCTGGTGGCCGAAGACAACAGCATTTCGACCAAGGTGATCCGCGGCATGCTGGGCAAGCTCAACCTGCAACCCGATACCGCCAGCAATGGCGAAGAAGCCTTGGAGGCGATGAAAGCCCAACGTTACGACCTGGTATTGATGGATTGTGAAATGCCGATCCTCGACGGTTTTTCCGCCACCCAGCAATTGCGCGCCTGGGAAGTCGGCAACCAGCGAACCCGCACCCCCGTGGTCGCGTTGACCGCGCACATCCTCGCCGAACACAAGGAACGCGCGCGCCAGGCCGGCATGGACGGGCACATGGCCAAACCGGTCGAGCTGTCGCAGTTGCGCGAACTGATCGAACACTGGGTTGCCCAGCGCGATGAGCAGAACCGCGCAGCGACGCAAACGTCCTGA
- the purD gene encoding phosphoribosylamine--glycine ligase: MNVLIIGSGGREHALAWKVAQDPRVQKVFVAPGNAGTAIEAKCENVAIDVLALEQLADFAEKNVSLTIVGPEVPLVAGVVDLFRARGLDCFGPTAGAAQLEGSKAFTKDFLARHKIPTADYQNFTEIEPALAYLREKGAPIVIKADGLAAGKGVIVAMTLVEAEDAVRDMLAGNSFGDAGSRVVIEEFLDGEEASFIVMVDGKNVLPMATSQDHKRVGDGDTGPNTGGMGAYSPAPVVTSEVHQRVMDLVIWPTVRGMAEEGNVYTGFLYAGLMIDKAGNPKVIEFNCRFGDPETQPVMLRLQSSLVLLVEAALAQALDKVEAQWDPRPSVGIVLAAGGYPGDYAKGAAINGLDAAAALEGKVFHAGTALKDGQVVTAGGRVLCATAMGASVDAAQQQAYALAARIDWEGCFYRKDIGYRAIARERGENQE; the protein is encoded by the coding sequence ATGAATGTTTTGATCATTGGCAGCGGTGGCCGTGAACACGCCCTGGCCTGGAAAGTGGCTCAGGATCCGCGTGTGCAGAAGGTTTTCGTGGCACCTGGCAACGCCGGCACTGCCATTGAAGCCAAGTGCGAGAACGTCGCTATCGACGTGCTGGCTCTCGAGCAGCTGGCCGACTTCGCCGAGAAGAACGTTTCCCTGACCATCGTCGGCCCGGAAGTGCCGCTGGTCGCCGGTGTCGTCGACCTGTTCCGCGCCCGTGGCCTGGATTGCTTCGGCCCGACCGCTGGCGCCGCGCAACTGGAAGGTTCGAAAGCCTTCACCAAGGACTTCCTGGCCCGTCACAAGATTCCGACAGCCGACTACCAGAACTTCACCGAGATCGAGCCAGCCCTCGCTTATCTGCGTGAAAAAGGCGCACCGATCGTGATCAAGGCCGATGGCCTGGCCGCCGGCAAAGGCGTGATCGTGGCCATGACCCTGGTCGAAGCCGAAGACGCCGTGCGTGACATGCTGGCCGGCAATTCATTCGGCGACGCCGGTTCGCGCGTCGTCATCGAAGAGTTTCTGGACGGCGAAGAAGCCAGCTTCATCGTCATGGTCGACGGCAAGAACGTATTGCCAATGGCCACCAGCCAGGACCACAAGCGCGTCGGCGACGGCGACACCGGCCCGAACACCGGCGGCATGGGTGCTTACTCCCCTGCACCGGTCGTCACCAGCGAAGTGCACCAGCGCGTGATGGACCTGGTGATCTGGCCGACCGTGCGCGGCATGGCCGAGGAAGGCAACGTCTACACCGGTTTCCTGTACGCCGGCCTGATGATTGACAAGGCAGGCAACCCGAAAGTCATTGAATTCAATTGCCGCTTCGGCGACCCCGAGACCCAGCCGGTCATGCTGCGTCTGCAGTCGAGCCTGGTGTTGCTGGTCGAAGCTGCCCTGGCGCAAGCCCTGGACAAGGTCGAAGCACAATGGGATCCGCGTCCGAGCGTCGGCATCGTGCTGGCCGCTGGCGGCTATCCTGGTGACTACGCCAAAGGCGCGGCCATCAACGGTCTGGATGCAGCCGCGGCACTGGAAGGCAAAGTCTTCCACGCCGGCACTGCACTCAAGGACGGTCAAGTGGTGACAGCCGGTGGTCGGGTGCTCTGCGCCACTGCCATGGGCGCCAGCGTCGATGCTGCGCAGCAGCAGGCTTATGCGTTAGCGGCCCGGATCGACTGGGAAGGCTGTTTCTATCGCAAGGACATTGGCTACCGCGCCATTGCCCGCGAGCGTGGCGAAAATCAGGAATAA
- the purH gene encoding bifunctional phosphoribosylaminoimidazolecarboxamide formyltransferase/IMP cyclohydrolase, with protein sequence MTDQTTRLPIRRALISVSDKTGILDFAKELEALGVEILSTGGTFKLLRDNGVAAVEVADYTGFAEMMDGRVKTLHPKIHGGILGRRGIDDAIMTEHGIKPIDLVAVNLYPFEATINKPGCDLPTAIENIDIGGPTMVRSAAKNHKDVAIVVNASDYANVLESLKAGGLTYAQRFDLMLKAFEHTAAYDGMIANYMGTVNQAADTLSTEGRSEFPRTFNSQFVKAQEMRYGENPHQSAAFYVEAKPAEVGIATATQLQGKELSYNNVADTDAALECVKSFVKPACVIVKHANPCGVAVSPDAEGGIRQAYELAYATDTESAFGGIIAFNRELDAETAKAIVERQFVEVIIAPSVSEEARAIVAAKANVRLLACGEWSADRAAAWDYKRVNGGLLVQSRDIGMIGADDLKVVTKRAPTEQEIHDLIFAWKVAKYVKSNAIVYAKNRQTIGVGAGQMSRVNSARIAAIKAEHAGLQVAGSVMASDAFFPFRDGLDNAAKVGITAVIQPGGSMRDNEVIAAADEAGIAMVFTGMRHFRH encoded by the coding sequence ATGACCGACCAGACTACCCGCCTGCCGATCCGCCGCGCTTTGATCAGTGTTTCCGACAAGACCGGTATCCTCGACTTCGCCAAGGAGCTTGAAGCCCTGGGCGTCGAGATCCTCTCCACCGGCGGGACGTTCAAGTTGCTGCGTGACAACGGTGTTGCCGCAGTGGAAGTCGCGGATTACACCGGTTTCGCAGAAATGATGGACGGTCGGGTGAAAACCCTGCACCCGAAAATCCACGGCGGGATCCTCGGTCGTCGCGGTATCGACGACGCCATCATGACCGAGCACGGCATCAAGCCGATCGACCTGGTCGCGGTCAACCTGTACCCGTTCGAAGCCACCATCAACAAGCCAGGCTGTGACCTGCCGACCGCCATCGAGAACATCGACATCGGCGGCCCGACCATGGTCCGTTCGGCAGCCAAAAACCACAAAGACGTGGCCATCGTGGTCAATGCCAGTGATTACGCCAACGTCCTGGAAAGCCTGAAGGCCGGCGGCCTGACCTACGCACAGCGTTTCGACCTGATGCTCAAGGCCTTCGAACACACCGCCGCCTACGACGGCATGATCGCCAATTACATGGGCACCGTGAACCAGGCCGCTGACACCCTCAGCACAGAAGGTCGCAGCGAATTCCCGCGCACTTTCAACAGCCAGTTCGTCAAGGCCCAGGAAATGCGCTACGGCGAGAACCCGCACCAGAGCGCGGCGTTCTACGTTGAAGCCAAGCCTGCGGAAGTCGGCATCGCTACCGCGACCCAACTGCAAGGCAAGGAACTGTCGTACAACAACGTGGCCGACACCGACGCCGCGCTGGAATGCGTGAAGAGCTTCGTCAAGCCGGCCTGCGTGATCGTCAAGCATGCCAACCCGTGCGGCGTGGCCGTGAGCCCGGACGCCGAAGGCGGCATCCGCCAGGCTTACGAACTGGCCTACGCCACAGACACCGAATCGGCATTCGGCGGCATCATTGCGTTCAACCGCGAGCTGGATGCCGAAACCGCCAAGGCCATCGTCGAGCGTCAGTTCGTCGAAGTGATCATCGCCCCGAGCGTCAGCGAAGAAGCCCGTGCCATCGTAGCCGCCAAAGCCAACGTGCGCCTGCTGGCCTGTGGCGAATGGTCGGCTGATCGCGCTGCTGCGTGGGACTACAAACGCGTCAACGGTGGCCTGCTGGTGCAGAGCCGCGACATCGGCATGATCGGCGCCGATGACTTGAAAGTCGTGACCAAGCGCGCTCCGACCGAACAGGAAATCCACGACCTGATCTTCGCCTGGAAAGTGGCCAAGTACGTCAAGTCCAACGCCATCGTCTACGCCAAGAACCGCCAGACCATTGGTGTCGGCGCTGGCCAGATGAGCCGCGTGAACTCCGCCCGTATCGCCGCGATCAAGGCTGAACACGCCGGGTTGCAGGTAGCAGGCTCGGTGATGGCCTCCGACGCCTTTTTCCCGTTCCGCGATGGTCTGGACAATGCGGCCAAGGTCGGCATCACTGCGGTGATCCAGCCGGGCGGCTCGATGCGTGACAACGAAGTGATTGCAGCGGCCGACGAAGCCGGCATCGCCATGGTCTTCACCGGCATGCGCCACTTCCGTCACTGA